The following are encoded together in the Leuconostoc mesenteroides subsp. mesenteroides ATCC 8293 genome:
- a CDS encoding recombinase RecT, producing MANEVAQVQKIINSDKMQKHFEEILQDNAAGFLSGLSTVVALNPDLAKTNMNDLTNAAMRAAILDLSVLPDLGEAYVIPYGKRAKVDGKWVTKDVKAQFQLGYRGIIKLVQNTGRVGRLGGSVVYEANKPHYNYVFDEFTMENENYDPYVDGESPVAGYLAFYYLDGERIVKYWPIQRVINHATKFSQTYKGPDHKDRYGKTPQTPWYTDFDAMAIKTVMKDLLKFAPKTTKVAQAIAEDDKNEREARDVTPETEEITPEEQNVEPEIIDNQPAEKSDNPFSGVDTGDAPNPFAEKNETSEDVKWVSQKQ from the coding sequence ATGGCAAATGAAGTAGCGCAAGTTCAAAAAATTATTAACAGTGACAAGATGCAAAAGCATTTTGAAGAAATACTGCAGGACAACGCAGCCGGTTTCTTAAGCGGATTGTCAACGGTTGTGGCATTAAACCCAGACTTAGCAAAAACAAATATGAATGACCTAACAAACGCTGCAATGCGAGCAGCCATTCTTGATTTATCTGTCTTGCCAGACCTTGGTGAAGCCTATGTCATTCCGTATGGAAAGCGAGCAAAGGTAGATGGTAAGTGGGTAACCAAAGATGTTAAAGCTCAGTTCCAACTAGGCTATCGAGGAATTATCAAGCTTGTACAAAATACCGGACGTGTTGGTCGTTTGGGTGGAAGTGTTGTGTATGAGGCTAACAAGCCACATTACAACTATGTATTTGATGAATTCACAATGGAAAATGAAAACTATGATCCATACGTAGACGGTGAAAGTCCAGTAGCTGGATACTTGGCATTTTATTACTTAGATGGTGAACGTATCGTCAAATATTGGCCAATTCAACGAGTGATTAACCATGCTACGAAATTCAGTCAAACTTATAAGGGTCCAGACCATAAAGATCGTTACGGTAAAACACCACAGACCCCGTGGTATACAGACTTTGATGCAATGGCAATTAAAACCGTGATGAAAGACTTACTTAAGTTTGCTCCTAAGACAACTAAGGTTGCGCAAGCTATTGCCGAAGATGATAAGAATGAGCGTGAAGCACGTGATGTTACTCCGGAAACAGAAGAAATCACTCCTGAAGAGCAAAACGTTGAACCAGAAATTATTGACAATCAACCAGCAGAAAAAAGCGATAATCCGTTTTCTGGAGTTGATACAGGTGATGCGCCTAATCCTTTTGCTGAAAAGAATGAGACTTCGGAGGACGTGAAATGGGTGAGCCAAAAACAGTAA
- a CDS encoding helix-turn-helix domain-containing protein yields the protein MTLKINEKIDEKLNRINKTWYWLSKKSGISLGTLYPIKSGARTQITFSTMEKIADALDVSLDEFRTKK from the coding sequence ATGACCTTGAAAATTAATGAAAAAATAGATGAAAAACTAAATAGGATCAACAAAACCTGGTATTGGTTATCTAAAAAATCCGGTATTTCGCTAGGAACTTTATACCCAATCAAATCAGGCGCCAGAACACAAATAACGTTTTCCACCATGGAAAAAATAGCTGATGCACTAGATGTCAGCTTAGATGAATTTAGAACAAAAAAATAA
- a CDS encoding phage antirepressor KilAC domain-containing protein yields the protein MEEIIKIDTTQSGEQFVNARDLHKALEVKTQFNKWIERMIEYGFVDGTDFWSFLSKTPKGGRPSIEYNLTISTAKEIAMLQRNENGKQVRNYFIQVEERYKELASDPSYQMALGLKASQQLLEHKDKIIAEMKPKALFADAVSASQTSILVGELAKLLKQNGIDTGANRLFTWLRENGYLIRRKGTDYNMPTQKSMEIGLFEIKEHNHINANGVNVTTKTPKVTGKGQQYFINKFLQAA from the coding sequence ATGGAAGAAATTATCAAGATTGATACAACTCAATCGGGAGAACAGTTTGTTAATGCGCGAGACTTGCACAAGGCGTTGGAAGTAAAAACTCAATTCAACAAATGGATTGAACGAATGATTGAATATGGATTTGTAGATGGTACGGACTTTTGGTCTTTTTTGTCCAAAACCCCAAAAGGCGGTCGCCCAAGCATTGAATACAATCTAACAATTAGCACAGCAAAAGAAATTGCAATGTTACAACGTAACGAAAATGGTAAACAAGTGCGTAATTACTTTATCCAAGTCGAGGAGCGTTACAAGGAATTAGCAAGTGATCCATCTTATCAAATGGCATTGGGTTTGAAAGCTTCACAGCAACTACTTGAACACAAAGACAAAATCATTGCTGAAATGAAACCCAAAGCATTGTTCGCTGATGCAGTGAGCGCAAGTCAAACAAGTATCTTGGTTGGCGAACTAGCCAAGCTGTTGAAACAGAATGGAATTGATACAGGAGCTAATCGATTGTTTACCTGGTTGCGTGAGAATGGCTATCTAATTCGCCGTAAGGGAACAGACTACAACATGCCAACTCAAAAGAGCATGGAAATAGGATTGTTCGAAATCAAGGAACATAACCATATCAATGCAAATGGGGTAAACGTAACAACTAAGACACCAAAGGTAACTGGTAAGGGACAGCAATACTTTATTAATAAGTTTTTGCAAGCTGCATAA
- a CDS encoding helix-turn-helix domain-containing protein, whose amino-acid sequence MTLLSRTKDTVKKRGISMERLAKEIGISKSGIYQWDVHEPKPSTINKAADFLHVSVDYLMERTDDMNPTSSDDLTEPQKQVAYFIDPQATKEDIEQIKKLVEIAKLSKRRL is encoded by the coding sequence ATGACGCTATTATCAAGAACAAAAGATACTGTAAAAAAACGTGGAATTTCTATGGAAAGACTAGCAAAAGAGATTGGAATTTCAAAATCTGGGATTTATCAATGGGACGTGCATGAGCCAAAACCGTCAACAATTAATAAAGCTGCTGACTTTTTACATGTGTCTGTCGATTATTTAATGGAACGAACCGATGACATGAATCCAACTTCTTCAGATGATTTAACAGAGCCCCAAAAGCAAGTTGCCTATTTCATTGATCCTCAAGCAACAAAAGAAGATATTGAGCAAATAAAAAAACTCGTCGAAATCGCAAAACTCTCAAAAAGAAGATTGTGA
- a CDS encoding M3 family metallopeptidase: protein MTNVEFYIDKFPDYTFFGIEVPHHWYYGEVNKVGNEVIIFVNILQPEWQQIDTIFHEAGHALFSMYGDDKRWSMKTMLAEKQAEYVSNHFNI, encoded by the coding sequence ATGACGAACGTAGAATTTTATATAGATAAATTCCCTGATTACACCTTTTTTGGAATTGAAGTCCCACACCACTGGTACTACGGAGAAGTGAACAAAGTTGGGAACGAAGTTATTATCTTCGTAAATATTTTGCAACCTGAATGGCAACAGATAGATACTATTTTTCACGAGGCGGGTCACGCTTTATTCAGTATGTATGGCGATGACAAAAGGTGGTCAATGAAAACAATGTTAGCTGAAAAACAAGCAGAATATGTATCAAATCATTTTAACATCTAA
- a CDS encoding tyrosine-type recombinase/integrase, translating to MASIYKRGKTFTVSVSVPYQGGYKKKTKSGFKTKTEANQWAIKTEGSKIDVDIDFKPSQLLSSYISDWIDTYKTDVSRSTHVGYEMTLKAVSEYFENTSLDQVTRHDAQKFLNEYGLSHSLATSQKVKGHLSGILKDAVADGIIKVNPFERAKPHGTNAKDNSLKFLEYADFKRFIEYLKENHEPTHDIMLVASLSGARLGEVLALTPNDIGNRTINISKSYEERLNIVKEPKTPSSIRTVDVPGWLTDYLLTLSKDNNERLFDRQQSSVNRELQRILTRLDIPKRITFHGLRHSHASMLISQGVAVEYISERLGHKDISITQKTYLHLLQVKRNKEISHTITLLNSL from the coding sequence ATGGCTTCAATATATAAAAGAGGTAAAACATTTACCGTTAGTGTATCCGTCCCTTATCAAGGCGGATATAAAAAGAAAACTAAATCAGGTTTCAAAACAAAAACTGAAGCAAATCAATGGGCTATTAAAACAGAAGGTTCTAAAATAGATGTCGATATTGATTTTAAACCGTCACAACTCCTTTCTTCCTATATAAGTGACTGGATTGATACATATAAAACAGACGTGTCACGTTCAACTCATGTTGGTTATGAAATGACTTTGAAAGCTGTTAGCGAATACTTTGAAAATACATCATTAGATCAAGTAACCCGTCACGATGCGCAAAAATTTTTAAACGAGTACGGCCTCTCCCACTCTCTTGCCACTAGTCAAAAAGTCAAAGGACATTTAAGCGGAATATTGAAAGACGCTGTAGCTGATGGAATAATAAAAGTTAACCCTTTTGAAAGAGCAAAACCACATGGTACTAACGCCAAGGATAACTCACTGAAATTCTTAGAGTATGCTGACTTCAAGCGCTTTATAGAATATCTAAAAGAAAACCATGAACCTACCCATGACATTATGTTGGTAGCTTCTTTATCAGGTGCTCGTTTAGGAGAAGTATTAGCCCTTACTCCTAATGACATCGGTAATAGAACAATCAATATCAGCAAATCTTATGAAGAACGTTTGAATATTGTAAAAGAGCCTAAAACTCCTAGTTCAATCAGGACTGTAGACGTTCCGGGATGGTTAACGGATTACTTACTTACATTATCCAAAGACAACAATGAAAGATTATTTGATCGTCAGCAATCCAGTGTTAATCGTGAATTACAAAGAATATTAACACGATTAGACATCCCCAAAAGGATTACTTTCCACGGACTAAGACATAGTCATGCTTCTATGTTAATTTCTCAAGGTGTTGCTGTAGAATATATTAGTGAAAGACTGGGTCACAAAGATATTTCTATCACTCAAAAGACGTATTTACACCTCTTACAAGTGAAGCGAAATAAGGAAATTTCACACACTATCACGCTTCTTAATTCACTATAA
- a CDS encoding DUF805 domain-containing protein, with protein sequence MINAYREFWTKMFSWHATATRTQYWVPLIVNYFLGGILVSILENMQGHSIEDIYTVGDLSTNLTTRIVMIIVWIATFTLKARRLHDTNRSAGWIFIDLIPIIGNIWFFILMILPTTPESRWTLNQSNVN encoded by the coding sequence ATGATTAATGCTTATCGTGAATTTTGGACAAAAATGTTTTCTTGGCATGCAACGGCAACAAGGACACAGTACTGGGTACCGTTAATTGTCAATTATTTTTTGGGTGGAATATTAGTTAGCATCTTGGAAAATATGCAAGGTCATTCAATTGAAGATATCTACACTGTTGGTGACTTGTCTACTAATTTGACAACAAGAATCGTCATGATAATTGTGTGGATTGCTACTTTTACTTTGAAAGCACGCCGTCTGCACGATACAAATCGAAGTGCTGGTTGGATATTTATTGATTTGATTCCGATTATCGGAAATATTTGGTTCTTTATTTTAATGATTTTACCAACGACACCGGAATCACGTTGGACTTTGAATCAAAGTAATGTGAATTAG
- the ppcA gene encoding phosphoenolpyruvate carboxylase: MTSRKIPSIMGTQHPDNANAPFWESSQQPFISAYRETGEAFENFNELNVDEYMWDWEGKHADAAVIDRLFSTEYDYFKDHQIGRDKFLTFRFPNIWEEKGYNLMQAMTAFLSSEDFAHDLGFSRPLFEAILPMAQRADQILKMQVLFEKLANFKSAEFTRSDKNTPYIEMIPLFEDFETQLHAPEILKEYLNLHEEHFGFRPKYMRVFLAGSDSALTAGFMSSITGNKLAIARLHEFAEEENIEIFPISGTGSAIFRGGLSPHRIDRYVTEFPGVRTATVQSAFRYDFPIEEVQKGIAELKEKLPVAEPLKISLDDQKILTEIAEESAKFYSNTLDNLVPSMQAIFKAFPKRRDRRQHVGVLGYSRSVDGIELPRAINFTGSFYSVGVPPEFIGFGRALKHLDADHLSVFVRSYPSMSKDFNELARFVNMDALQILKTQNSAWAEVEEDILIMQRIFKFEIGPQTREEQQHAEIALQVVQFKDGAPVAITALINRMAQLRHFLG, translated from the coding sequence ATGACATCACGTAAAATCCCTTCAATCATGGGAACGCAACATCCAGATAATGCTAATGCGCCATTCTGGGAAAGTTCTCAGCAACCATTTATCAGTGCCTATCGAGAAACCGGTGAAGCATTTGAAAACTTTAATGAATTAAATGTCGATGAGTATATGTGGGATTGGGAAGGTAAACATGCTGATGCAGCTGTCATTGATCGCTTGTTTAGCACAGAGTATGATTATTTCAAAGATCATCAAATCGGTCGTGACAAGTTTTTAACTTTCCGTTTCCCTAATATTTGGGAAGAAAAAGGCTACAACTTAATGCAAGCGATGACTGCCTTCTTAAGTTCTGAAGACTTCGCCCATGATCTTGGATTCTCTCGACCATTATTTGAAGCTATTCTGCCAATGGCACAGCGTGCAGACCAAATTTTGAAAATGCAAGTTTTGTTTGAAAAATTAGCAAACTTCAAATCAGCAGAATTTACTCGCTCTGATAAAAACACACCCTATATTGAAATGATCCCTCTTTTTGAGGATTTTGAAACGCAATTACATGCACCTGAAATTTTAAAGGAGTATTTAAACCTCCACGAAGAACATTTTGGCTTCCGACCAAAATATATGCGTGTATTCTTAGCCGGATCGGATTCTGCTTTAACAGCTGGATTTATGAGTTCAATTACCGGTAACAAACTAGCAATTGCGCGACTTCATGAGTTTGCTGAAGAAGAAAACATTGAAATTTTCCCAATTTCAGGAACCGGATCAGCAATTTTCCGTGGTGGTTTATCTCCACACCGCATCGATCGCTACGTAACAGAATTTCCAGGAGTACGCACAGCAACTGTTCAATCAGCATTCCGTTACGACTTTCCTATTGAAGAAGTGCAAAAAGGCATCGCTGAATTAAAAGAAAAATTGCCTGTTGCAGAACCATTAAAAATTTCTCTTGATGATCAAAAGATTTTAACTGAGATAGCTGAAGAGTCCGCTAAGTTTTATTCTAATACGCTAGACAATTTGGTTCCTAGCATGCAAGCGATTTTCAAGGCGTTCCCAAAGCGTCGTGATCGCCGTCAACACGTTGGTGTTCTTGGATATTCACGTTCAGTTGATGGCATCGAATTACCAAGGGCCATTAACTTCACTGGCTCATTCTACTCAGTCGGTGTCCCACCAGAATTTATTGGTTTTGGGCGCGCATTGAAGCATTTAGATGCTGATCATTTGAGCGTATTTGTTCGCTCATATCCTAGCATGAGCAAAGACTTTAATGAATTAGCACGCTTCGTTAATATGGATGCTTTGCAAATTCTAAAAACTCAAAATTCTGCTTGGGCCGAAGTTGAAGAAGATATTCTCATCATGCAACGTATTTTCAAGTTTGAAATTGGTCCTCAAACGCGCGAAGAACAACAACATGCTGAAATTGCACTTCAAGTAGTGCAATTTAAAGATGGTGCTCCAGTTGCCATTACAGCCCTTATTAACCGCATGGCACAATTACGACACTTCCTTGGATAA
- a CDS encoding diacylglycerol kinase family protein encodes MPDFHIINIVQDKHQDIQSADFVSHVKNSLKFSSWYEATFDAEITFIAKKLAKNLPDESSNHVILVLGNDNTLNAVLNGLLSVERQHQLPISYIPLDLHTNFTPALHLKDKTNILPQLQQIHHPKFLNIGKICGDIPKQQTKYFISSVGIGFDTALTEYKKNSIKNTSPFKLNVLKNHFLTTKAFFNQKSFPVTINACSEYLQLPNSFLLTLKNKATATSTTGNLPETSIEIIVLRKMKMMQFVTGIIFNHKYLRSNIIHHVNLSPGDAIHVHDIQPGHIDGGLLGNGSFSFNVDQQSYPFWI; translated from the coding sequence ATGCCAGATTTCCACATTATTAATATAGTACAAGATAAACACCAAGATATACAATCTGCAGATTTTGTCTCTCACGTGAAAAATTCACTGAAGTTTTCTTCGTGGTATGAGGCTACATTTGACGCAGAAATAACTTTTATAGCAAAAAAACTGGCCAAAAACCTACCGGATGAATCATCAAATCATGTTATTTTAGTACTTGGCAACGACAACACCTTGAATGCAGTATTAAATGGACTACTTAGTGTCGAGCGCCAACATCAACTTCCTATTAGTTATATACCTTTGGATCTCCATACTAATTTTACACCCGCGCTCCATCTCAAAGATAAGACAAACATCTTACCTCAATTGCAGCAAATTCATCATCCTAAATTTTTAAATATTGGCAAAATCTGTGGTGATATACCCAAACAGCAGACCAAATATTTTATTAGTAGTGTTGGCATTGGTTTTGATACTGCACTAACCGAATACAAGAAAAATAGTATTAAAAATACCAGTCCATTCAAACTTAACGTATTAAAGAATCATTTTTTGACCACTAAAGCCTTCTTTAATCAGAAAAGTTTTCCTGTAACGATTAACGCTTGCTCGGAATATTTGCAACTACCAAACTCCTTCCTACTAACCTTAAAAAACAAAGCAACTGCAACATCTACTACTGGCAACCTGCCAGAAACTTCGATAGAAATTATTGTGCTTAGGAAAATGAAGATGATGCAATTTGTCACGGGTATTATTTTCAATCATAAATATTTAAGATCAAACATCATACATCACGTTAACCTATCCCCTGGAGATGCTATTCATGTTCACGATATTCAACCTGGACATATTGATGGCGGACTACTTGGAAATGGTAGTTTTTCATTTAATGTTGATCAACAGTCTTACCCATTTTGGATTTAA
- a CDS encoding ADP-ribosylglycohydrolase family protein, with translation MVKKGSTIQFLLKGMAVGESIAYLPVREQEKLLRGESDHELRWGTQTSLALTTTASLSRGYQLADVMIHLQNWYKKRQYAPMGTIQDVDVVTKQALENYTKNRDILAAGIGTDDADSENILSRMLPVSLYLYHQVGVSFINDEPAMLMLHRIAGLTHNDEGALVSVGMLSLIVSQILDGHLISDAVENGLAFGFEYYSRHQVFVNELTAFYDLNLPDFSNIPADKIELNGKASPTLEAVIWSLLNSDSYTQAVEKSLIHGHSNSIVPTLVSAIAAIYYKDDLVLEFGQNLVSKRVITTVIGQAERSSRFNLLNKPTNLG, from the coding sequence ATGGTTAAAAAAGGATCGACAATTCAATTTTTGTTGAAAGGAATGGCTGTAGGCGAAAGTATTGCCTATTTGCCAGTTCGTGAACAGGAAAAATTGTTACGAGGTGAGTCAGATCATGAGCTGAGATGGGGTACCCAGACAAGCTTGGCACTGACAACAACCGCTAGTTTATCACGAGGTTATCAGTTAGCAGATGTAATGATTCATCTGCAAAACTGGTACAAAAAGCGCCAATATGCACCAATGGGAACAATTCAAGATGTGGATGTTGTGACCAAGCAGGCGTTAGAAAACTATACTAAAAATAGAGACATATTGGCAGCAGGAATTGGTACTGATGATGCTGATAGTGAAAATATACTATCACGTATGCTGCCAGTATCTCTCTATTTATATCATCAAGTAGGGGTTTCTTTTATTAATGATGAACCAGCCATGCTGATGTTACATAGAATAGCGGGTTTAACGCACAATGACGAAGGTGCTCTGGTCAGTGTGGGGATGCTCAGCCTTATTGTCAGTCAAATATTGGACGGGCATTTGATATCTGATGCCGTAGAAAATGGATTAGCATTTGGATTTGAGTATTATTCTCGCCACCAAGTTTTTGTGAATGAACTGACTGCGTTTTATGATCTCAATCTACCTGATTTTTCAAATATACCAGCTGATAAAATCGAATTAAATGGTAAAGCTTCGCCAACATTGGAGGCGGTTATTTGGAGCTTGTTGAATAGTGATAGTTACACGCAAGCAGTTGAAAAATCTTTGATTCATGGTCATTCTAACAGCATTGTACCCACCCTAGTTAGTGCAATTGCTGCAATATATTATAAAGATGATTTAGTATTAGAATTTGGACAAAATCTTGTTTCAAAACGTGTGATTACGACGGTAATTGGGCAAGCTGAACGTTCATCAAGATTCAATCTATTAAATAAACCCACTAACTTAGGTTAG
- the metK gene encoding methionine adenosyltransferase, which translates to MAKYFTSESVSAGHPDKIADQIADAILDAVLEQDPKARSAVEVTTSTGDVSIFGELSTNAYVNIRKIATDTIREIGYNHAELGFTADSVNVSNKIVEQSGDIAQAVDNAEDDPDQLGAGDQGMVFGYATNETDSYLPLTLALSHRLMRKIRDARENEILPYLRPDAKGEVTVELDDNDKVKRIAAVVLSTQHDDEVTLEQLRADIRKHVIDEVLPQDLVDEDTIYYINPSGRFVLGGPQADSGLTGRKIIVDTYGGAAHHGGGAFSGKDATKVDRSAAYYARYVAKNMVAAGVADKLELQVSYAIGVARPVSLNVDSFGTAKVSEEKINEIITKLFDFRPLAIINNLNLRRPIYKQTAAFGHFGRTDIDLPWESLDKVKEIKNLL; encoded by the coding sequence ATGGCAAAGTATTTCACATCGGAATCAGTTTCTGCTGGGCATCCAGATAAGATAGCTGATCAAATAGCTGATGCTATTTTAGATGCAGTTCTCGAACAAGATCCGAAAGCACGTTCAGCGGTTGAAGTGACTACTTCAACAGGAGATGTATCCATTTTTGGTGAATTATCCACGAATGCTTATGTTAATATTCGCAAAATCGCGACAGATACAATTCGTGAAATTGGATATAATCATGCTGAACTAGGATTTACTGCCGATTCAGTTAACGTTTCTAATAAAATTGTTGAGCAATCAGGGGATATTGCACAAGCTGTCGATAATGCAGAAGATGATCCAGACCAACTTGGAGCTGGTGATCAAGGTATGGTATTTGGCTATGCTACTAACGAAACAGACAGTTATTTACCATTGACGTTGGCTTTGTCGCATCGTTTAATGCGCAAGATTCGTGATGCACGTGAAAACGAAATTTTACCATATCTAAGACCGGATGCTAAAGGTGAAGTAACAGTTGAATTAGATGATAATGATAAAGTTAAGCGCATCGCTGCTGTGGTCCTTTCAACACAACATGATGACGAAGTCACACTAGAGCAATTGCGAGCTGATATTCGTAAACATGTCATTGATGAAGTATTACCACAAGATTTGGTAGACGAAGACACGATTTATTATATTAATCCATCTGGAAGATTTGTTTTAGGTGGGCCACAAGCCGATTCAGGATTAACAGGACGTAAAATTATTGTGGACACTTATGGTGGTGCTGCCCATCATGGTGGCGGTGCCTTTTCAGGTAAAGACGCTACAAAAGTGGATCGTTCTGCCGCTTACTATGCTCGTTATGTTGCAAAAAACATGGTTGCGGCTGGGGTCGCTGATAAGTTGGAATTGCAAGTATCATATGCAATTGGTGTTGCACGCCCTGTATCACTGAATGTTGATTCATTTGGTACAGCCAAAGTTTCTGAAGAAAAAATCAATGAAATTATAACTAAATTGTTTGACTTCAGACCATTAGCTATTATTAACAACTTAAATTTGCGTCGTCCAATCTATAAGCAGACAGCTGCATTCGGACATTTCGGACGTACGGATATCGATCTTCCTTGGGAATCATTAGATAAGGTGAAAGAAATCAAAAACTTACTTTAA
- the miaA gene encoding tRNA (adenosine(37)-N6)-dimethylallyltransferase MiaA: MNKIVVLTGPTASGKSSLSIQMAQRLNGEIVSADSMQIYRNLDVGTAKVTKEEQNIVPHHLIDIVDLTANYSVGDFIIAADKVIADIISRGKLPIIVGGTGLYVKALLGFQELEYAASDTEEVHKLNAYELDKLVVELKSLDINRAQKVDLKNKQRVIRAIQIAKYGKKDAKLTQRPKYDALVIGLDWPRELLYERINHRVTQMVQDGVLKEAQTILDAGGEKLQSGKAIGYKEFFPYLRDQVTLDKAINQLQQDSRRYAKRQLTYLRHQIPGLVWLKGQTAELRLTEMIEGWLSLK; this comes from the coding sequence ATGAATAAAATAGTAGTGTTGACTGGGCCAACAGCCTCTGGGAAAAGCAGCTTATCTATTCAGATGGCACAACGTCTCAACGGTGAAATTGTATCAGCTGATTCGATGCAAATTTATCGCAACTTGGACGTCGGAACTGCCAAAGTGACTAAAGAGGAACAAAACATTGTTCCGCATCATTTAATTGACATTGTAGATTTAACAGCTAATTACTCTGTGGGCGATTTTATTATTGCTGCAGATAAAGTGATCGCTGATATCATTTCACGAGGAAAATTACCAATTATTGTGGGTGGCACTGGGTTATACGTTAAAGCTTTGTTAGGCTTTCAAGAACTAGAATACGCCGCAAGCGATACGGAAGAAGTGCATAAATTAAATGCTTATGAACTAGACAAATTAGTTGTAGAATTAAAATCTTTAGATATTAATCGTGCTCAAAAAGTAGATTTAAAAAACAAGCAACGCGTTATTAGGGCAATTCAAATTGCAAAATATGGGAAAAAAGATGCAAAATTAACACAACGGCCAAAGTATGATGCGTTGGTTATAGGCCTTGATTGGCCCCGTGAGCTACTTTATGAACGTATCAATCACCGTGTTACACAAATGGTTCAAGATGGCGTGTTGAAGGAAGCACAGACAATTCTGGACGCTGGCGGGGAAAAACTACAATCAGGGAAGGCCATCGGTTATAAGGAGTTTTTCCCTTACTTACGCGATCAGGTAACTTTGGATAAAGCTATTAATCAACTGCAACAAGATTCTAGGCGGTACGCAAAGCGACAATTAACCTATTTGCGTCATCAAATACCTGGATTAGTCTGGCTAAAAGGACAGACGGCTGAACTTAGGTTAACAGAGATGATTGAAGGCTGGTTATCATTGAAGTAA
- a CDS encoding glycerophosphodiester phosphodiesterase family protein, whose protein sequence is MTEIIAHRGYRIVAPENTLPAFEAALAYDIDMLETDVHRTKDGYLVVIHDETVDRTTNGTGLVKELTLAEIKMLDAGSYKQPMMNNVSIPTLEELLIFLKNERFSKTLLLEIKTDHIDYPGIEQEVLNLVNQFDPTYGITYQSFNLKSLKIIRKLQPNAKIAALVFWPSPKVWWLKLIGVFKFVHPDIRILKRKPKLFWRIGLPIRPWTVDKEEDMRAVFKAKLPGIITNQVALACRIRKEIQKVNE, encoded by the coding sequence ATGACAGAAATAATAGCACACCGCGGATATCGAATCGTTGCTCCAGAGAACACACTACCTGCTTTTGAGGCAGCCTTGGCATATGATATTGATATGCTTGAAACTGATGTACATCGTACTAAAGATGGGTATCTTGTAGTTATCCATGATGAAACAGTAGATCGAACAACCAATGGGACTGGTTTAGTAAAGGAACTAACTCTAGCAGAAATAAAAATGTTGGATGCAGGCAGTTATAAACAGCCAATGATGAATAATGTTTCAATCCCAACACTAGAAGAATTATTAATTTTTTTAAAAAATGAAAGGTTTAGTAAAACGCTACTTTTAGAAATAAAAACAGATCATATTGACTATCCAGGCATTGAGCAAGAAGTTCTAAATTTAGTGAATCAGTTTGATCCGACATATGGTATTACTTATCAAAGCTTCAATTTAAAATCATTAAAAATAATACGGAAGCTTCAACCTAATGCTAAAATCGCTGCACTAGTATTCTGGCCTTCGCCCAAAGTTTGGTGGTTAAAACTTATTGGTGTATTTAAATTTGTACATCCTGATATTAGAATACTAAAAAGAAAGCCAAAATTATTTTGGCGTATAGGATTGCCCATTCGCCCTTGGACGGTTGACAAGGAAGAAGATATGCGCGCTGTATTCAAAGCAAAATTACCAGGAATCATCACAAATCAAGTAGCGTTGGCCTGTCGAATACGTAAGGAGATACAAAAAGTTAATGAATAA
- a CDS encoding DUF3042 family protein — protein MKSFKLGVIIGTFGTAAAVAGSALVYRHKVIKPIEKAEEEYNEVSKAAIRRSVAAHQSRY, from the coding sequence ATGAAATCATTTAAATTAGGTGTTATCATTGGAACTTTTGGAACAGCTGCTGCAGTTGCTGGAAGTGCTTTAGTATATCGTCACAAAGTCATCAAGCCTATTGAAAAGGCAGAAGAAGAGTACAATGAAGTCTCTAAAGCAGCTATCAGAAGAAGCGTTGCTGCACATCAATCACGATACTAA